One window of Phycisphaeraceae bacterium genomic DNA carries:
- a CDS encoding Zn-dependent oligopeptidase, translating into MMKPMTIALLAGLCTIAAPSFTPAIAAAPTLVTATPALTIDDAVAKANKSIEKIVAIPSKDRTFDNTVGAIDDLLATFEQDTSILIFLSNVHPDASVRDASQVAEQKAGDFLVDLGKREDLYKAVKDFVANHSSEVASLAGEKKRFLDFTLRDYRRAGMELDPAKRARLTEVQKELTRLGIEFSKNIAEDSPVVLLTATELKGAPESLLKTFPQNDGVYVVGLTNPSYTPLMENCSDETTRQKLWMAWKRRGGKKNITVLENAIKLYAEQAQILGYQHCADFMTETRMAKNYANVQKFYAELKPLVRKKAEADMAEFTAFKRELTKNPKTELMPWDFQYIKNELTKSKYAVDGEKVREYFPMDKVIEGLFNTTQSLYGLEYRDVTKTKGGTSSRPLWHEDVKLFEVYDKAPGPNQGKMIGEFYLDLYPRDNKYTHFAQWSLVNHKAWNDGKVTLPLAALVCNFSKPEDGKPSLLGHEEVETFFHEFGHCLHTIVSTAQMNRFAGTNTELDFVEAPSQMFENWVWDADVLNTFAKHYKTGEPLPKPLLDGMIAAKNLGSGLDAENQFYYGMTDLAYETTKDGKVDTTQVAIDLYPQVTCYNFKPDATFYQASFGHLMGYTAGYYSYMWSKVFAADMAQRFKELGMLNPEAGMYYRNKIISQGGTRDASELLKDYLGREPKLDSFLEQLGMSE; encoded by the coding sequence ATGATGAAACCAATGACGATCGCTCTCTTGGCCGGTCTTTGCACGATCGCGGCACCTTCTTTCACGCCCGCGATCGCCGCGGCACCGACGCTCGTGACCGCGACCCCCGCGCTCACCATCGACGACGCCGTCGCCAAGGCGAACAAGTCGATCGAGAAGATCGTCGCGATCCCGTCGAAGGACCGCACCTTCGACAACACCGTCGGCGCGATCGACGACCTGCTCGCGACGTTCGAGCAGGACACGAGCATACTGATCTTCCTCAGCAACGTGCACCCGGACGCATCGGTGCGCGATGCCTCGCAGGTCGCGGAGCAGAAAGCCGGCGACTTCCTGGTTGATCTCGGAAAGCGCGAAGATTTGTACAAAGCCGTCAAGGATTTCGTCGCCAATCACTCTTCCGAAGTCGCCTCGCTCGCCGGGGAGAAGAAGCGCTTTCTTGATTTCACGCTCCGCGACTACCGGCGCGCCGGCATGGAACTCGACCCCGCGAAGCGCGCGCGGCTGACCGAAGTGCAGAAAGAACTCACGCGCCTCGGCATCGAGTTCAGCAAGAACATCGCCGAGGATTCGCCCGTCGTGCTGCTCACGGCAACCGAACTCAAGGGCGCACCGGAAAGTCTCCTCAAGACCTTCCCCCAAAACGACGGCGTTTATGTCGTCGGACTCACCAACCCGAGCTACACGCCCCTAATGGAAAACTGCTCGGATGAGACCACACGCCAGAAACTCTGGATGGCGTGGAAACGCCGCGGCGGCAAGAAGAACATCACCGTCCTCGAGAACGCGATCAAGCTCTACGCGGAGCAGGCACAGATCCTCGGCTATCAGCACTGCGCCGATTTCATGACCGAGACGCGCATGGCGAAGAACTACGCCAACGTCCAGAAGTTCTACGCGGAGTTGAAGCCGCTGGTGCGCAAGAAGGCCGAGGCCGACATGGCCGAATTCACCGCGTTCAAGCGAGAACTCACCAAGAACCCCAAGACCGAATTGATGCCGTGGGATTTCCAGTACATCAAGAACGAATTGACCAAGAGCAAGTACGCCGTGGACGGAGAAAAGGTCCGCGAGTACTTCCCGATGGACAAGGTCATCGAAGGCTTGTTCAACACCACGCAGTCGCTCTACGGGCTCGAATACCGCGATGTCACGAAGACAAAGGGCGGCACCTCTTCGCGCCCGCTCTGGCACGAGGACGTGAAACTCTTCGAGGTCTACGACAAGGCGCCGGGCCCCAATCAGGGCAAAATGATCGGCGAGTTCTATCTCGACCTCTACCCGCGCGACAATAAGTACACGCACTTTGCGCAGTGGTCGCTCGTGAATCACAAGGCTTGGAACGATGGAAAGGTGACTCTCCCGCTCGCCGCGCTCGTTTGCAACTTCAGCAAGCCAGAAGACGGAAAGCCGAGCCTGCTCGGTCACGAAGAAGTCGAAACTTTCTTCCACGAATTCGGCCACTGCCTGCACACGATCGTGAGCACGGCGCAGATGAACCGCTTCGCCGGCACCAACACCGAACTCGACTTTGTCGAGGCGCCGAGCCAGATGTTCGAGAACTGGGTGTGGGACGCGGACGTGCTCAACACATTCGCGAAGCACTACAAGACGGGCGAGCCGTTGCCTAAGCCGCTGCTCGACGGCATGATCGCGGCAAAGAACCTCGGCAGCGGCCTCGACGCCGAGAACCAGTTCTACTACGGCATGACCGATCTCGCGTACGAAACGACCAAGGACGGCAAGGTCGACACCACGCAGGTCGCGATCGATCTCTATCCGCAGGTCACCTGCTACAACTTCAAGCCGGACGCGACGTTTTATCAGGCGAGCTTCGGTCACCTGATGGGCTACACCGCCGGCTACTACTCGTACATGTGGTCGAAGGTCTTTGCCGCGGACATGGCGCAGCGCTTCAAAGAACTGGGCATGCTCAATCCCGAAGCCGGCATGTACTACCGCAACAAGATCATCAGCCAGGGCGGCACGCGCGACGCCTCCGAACTGCTGAAGGACTACCTCGGCCGCGAACCGAAACTCGACTCGTTCCTCGAGCAGCTCGGCATGAGCGAGTGA